In Spea bombifrons isolate aSpeBom1 chromosome 9, aSpeBom1.2.pri, whole genome shotgun sequence, the genomic stretch cttttcttctcggGTTTTTGTTTTCGGCGGCAGGAGCTGTGACTAATTCCTCCCCGATTCAGGGGCACCCGGGGGTGCAGAGGATGCTGCGGGGGGGGGTTCATGTTATAGTCACGAAATCAGagaataaatgaaagaaaaatgtttacttttcgTCTCACGAGCGGAAAACGCGTTATACGGAGGATAGAAAGAATATAAGGAATCGTTACTCCGGGGGGCCGGGGgcttttatgggtttttttttttttttacaatatctgGATTTATTAACACTTCGGAGTTATCATCGGTATTTTAaaagcaccaacatattccgcagtgTTGTACAACAACCAGTGTAGCAAGTAGCGCATCCCATAATAATCAGTAATGAGGGCTCTGcgcaaaggagcttacaatctacagcaTGCAGAATCTAGGAATGTCTCTCGAGTCACCCGCCGCGGGGGGGCACTTGTGGCAAATGCTAGCGATTAGTACCCCGTATAAATGCCATCGCGCCGTTGTGTGTTACGGGCCGTCGCTGCGTTTCCCCGGCGGGTTCGGTTTTATGAGAAGAAGGATCTTTTTACGAGATTTCCATGAATTGAATTATTTGGCGTTCCCGCGTTAAATCGGCCGGGCCGTACCAAGCGCTGGGGTCGTGGGGCAGCAAGCGGCATCGTCGCAGTCTGACGTCACATGAAACGTTGTATCTTTGACCGTTTAATGTCTCTTATGATGTGCAGGGATTGCGCCTCCTCTGCGGTGGTTAAAAggttaattttgtgttttttggtgAAAATACGGGGAAATTCGAAGTTTTCATCATTGGGAAACCCATCGTCAACCCAtccgaagaagagacctctgaggcctTGTTTTGAGTAAAGTTAAAGTGATGTTTATGTCACCAGTGGAAAGTATAGATTTATGGGATTTTAAGGGTTAATTAACCCATCTGCACATCATTTCtctttataatttattgtaaaaaaaaatacttttttttttttttaaatgtatttttattttttttaaccctgtaaATGTTTCGCACACTGAGTGAAATGCTCTGTTTCTTGCGTGTCGTTTCaggaggttctgcagcagctgattGTCATGAACCTGCCGAATGTTTTGATGATCAGTAAAGACCCTCTCAGCGGTGGGTGTCGTGTTGTTGCCCTCGGCTGGGGCATTAACAcgataaaggtttttttttattatgctcctgtatttttatataaaatagtgttttttgttttattcctaTTAATCCAGTTTCCATCGCCCGGCTGACTCTATGTCCTTCTCtggaattcatttttaattatttttttttggcaataatgatttttttggcaagtaaaaaatctaatataaaaacagcaatgcacaaaaaaaaatgtaaagtaattaaatgccttttttttgatTGGCTACAATATAAAACGGCTTTAAATCAATCAATATCagtaaaaaaactataaataaataaatgagtgacTGAAGATGCGGGATTTGGGTTGGAAAATCCCTTTTTTGTCTGGTTTTGTGCAGGTAAAAGCATGGAGGAGATGAAGAAGATCTTGCTGCTGATGTTGGGCTGCGCCGTGCAGGTAAAATCCCCCCCGGGTTTTATAGCGGGGGCTCGGGGGCTCACCTGTTCCTCCGAGGATTAACGATATACATCTTTAACGGCAATGGTTTCCGGTACGGATAATTTATGAGCCGCTAATACCGGCTTTATCTTATGTTCCATCGTAACGGCTCAGCGCCCGGGGCGTTCGGGGACAGAAGTAACgttttaattattcatttaacttcattttttattttttttattatttaaacattttttaatccaGTTTATTGTAACTCTTTAATAATTTGGGGGTTTTAATCCAGATTATCCCTTCGCACACAAAGTGTTTCTAATTACGATGTTTCTGTAATCGGGATATTTTATTCTTGCTGGAATTCAGGGATTTTTGCCGTTTTGCGGATATTTAAGGCGGAATCTCCGTGGCCCGAAGTCCCGATGGATTTTTTCTATTATCGATTATtcgtattttttgtgtttttcgcTTTATTCTGCTTGTGTTTTCAGTGTGAAAGGAAGGAAGAGTACATCGTGAGGATCAAGCAGCTGGATATTGAGACTCAGGCGGGAATCGTGTCTCACATCCAGGAGGTATTTCCAGTCACGGCCCCtgaatcatttattattagAGATAAAGcggaccccctccccccccagaGCCGCCTCTCGGTGGCAGGCGGTAGCCCCGTCACTAGCCACGATATGGATTCACGGCTTGTCAATCTTCCGCTGTATAAACCCACCAGACCGGGGCGGACTGAGCGTCATGGGAGTTGGAATTCCGCAGTTTCTGGATATCCGATGTtgggtatttttcttttgccaaGAGGTTCTGTAGGAGCCGCAGCCTCGTTGATTTTAACCCCCGGTCTGTTCTGCCCCTGTTGGGCCGATGGGtgatgctgcccccccccagtgatACTAGGACTGGAGGGGGTCTCCTTGTGATTGGCTGAAGGCTGAATAAAGTAATCCCCTGTTTGTTTCTGGCAGGTGACGCATAATCAGGAGAACGTGTTTGACCTGCAGTGGCTGGACCTTCCCGACGTGGCTCCCGAAGAGATGGACTCGCTGTCCAGAAGCATGGTCCTGAGCCTGCGCAAGCTGGTGGATGAGAGAGATGAATGCAGGGAGGTGAGTGAACGTCGTATGTGGGTTTGTGATCTTGGATCTGCTCTCCAGCGAAGTCCTCGTCCAGACCTGGACTTctgattttcttgtttttagctcattttgccccaataaaccccctttatctgcagacctggagccgctgtcagtcatgtgatattttgggtgactttccccgctcaaacaccgcactgagctgatgctttatggcgatgctaatgaagtccgttcttccatagactttcattagtcggaGAGTCCGACTGGGAgattgagactgagccattctatatttccccacaggcagtatgataaggagtcggggtgtctagtagatcggggctcagataacagagcgagaatcatacgtTTACAGACTTCATCTTAACTGAGGCGATCTAACTGATTACTTCAATTACATAATTAAATCCGGCTTTTTAAACATTATCTCCGTATTTTTGATGCTTTGGGAGGGTTTTTCTCCTGGATctttaacataatataaaaaatcttaTGGAATGAGAATCTGAATTCAAATCTTAATTGCACCGGGGCAGATAGTGCTCCGTCTTTAAAGGGTTGGATTTTTTTGCTATAACTGCATTTTTATTGGCGTGATAATTGCAGTTTTTCCACCGGCGGGTTTGGAAGGGACAGGAAGGGCCGCGCCGGCCCCTCTTCCCCTCGTATCTCTGACCCCTGTCACCGTGTTAAAGTTCATTCCTTTGTACAAACAGAACGGTCCCAGATCTGAGCAAAAAAATGTCTCCCCGAAGCGGGGGATCTGGGAGGTTTCATGAAAAAGTGGACATTTTTTTACAGGAAATTCCGCCCAGATGCGATGTTCGACGGACCCCCAAAACGCGGCTTTTATGTTTTCTCTAAATAAACACAGAATTGCCTGAAACACAATAAAGCTGAATACGTTTACAAAGAAGGtcctattgtacagcgccacggaataggatggtgctatataaaataataacgtTAGAAAAGGGCCggtttttctgttttggtttAGATTCCTGTGATTTGTTCTGTGGACCTGAATAAGTTATTCCCCCCCAGGCATCCCGAATGTCCGGGGCAGGGAGTTACTTTTCGCTTCTGTTGTGCGAAGGGTTAAATGCCCCCCGTGTGTAACCCCCCGATCTCTCTGTGTGTGGATTGCAGGCGATCGTGGATCTGACCCAGGAGAGGGATTATCTGCAGTCTCTCAGCCCCCCCAGCCCGGTAAAATCATCCAGCCCCGAAAACTCGGCAAACGCCGCCAAGCACCCGCCGAGCGAGGACCGGCAGCACCTGGCCGTGGAGCTGGCCGACGGCAAAGCAAAACTCCGGCGGATGAGGCAGGAACTGTGAGTGCCGAGACGCCGACGCTGCGGCTCCTATTGGTCACAAACCGGTTTCACCGCAGCCAATGGAAAGCTGCCTGTTAGATTGTTCATTGCCCCAGTGGTTCTCTGTGACCCATGCATGGACTTCCTCTGAAGTTGtgcttcactgagagggtggtagataagtggaacagcctcccagcagaggtggtagagggtaatacagtgagggtattaaacatgcatgggatagacatacggctcctgaatctaagacaagaccaacgactgattaaggtttgagatgggggccggatggggccgattcAGGGTTTCCGGAGTAAATAGCGACGCTTTTACTTGGATAAGACAAATTCCAGGAATGATCGGCATTAAGGAATAAATCTCTGTATTTACAGAGAAGAGAAATCCGAGTTACTTCTGGACACCAAACACGAAGTGGAGCGACTCGGTCTGGAGTTACAGAAGCTGAAGCAGGAGGTACGTTGTTGTGTATGGCGCCATcctatgctgcagcgctgtacaaagttGGAAGCGCCGTTCCTCCACCTGCCCCGCCTGCGGTGCCTCTGAATATGTTTTTGGGCAGGTTGGGGTAGTTTCTGTGGTACGTGTGCCCTGGGGAAGGCGGCGTTTGGGGGAAATTAACgtgtttttggggtgtttctgcAGAATATCCAGCTGGCCGCCGAGGCCCGCAGCGCCCGCACCTACAGAGATGAGATCGACTCCCTCAAAGAGAAAGCCGGCAAGCTGGACCGGCTGGAGACGGAGCTCTCCCGCTGCAAAGAGAAGCTGCACGACGTGGACTTTTACCGGGCGCGCATGGACGTACGTGAAAACATGTCTCCCGTTTCCCTGGATACGGCGAGCGCTTCTTTATACATGGTCCCCGGCCCCTTAATTCCTGGAGCTGGAGCGGTTAACGAAGCCTCGCCGACGCGTTTTGTGTAATTTAGGCCCAAATGGCTTTTATTGTTGCCGAGGTGAATCTCGCGCAGGAAGAAATACTTTTCctggagacaaaaaaaaaacaataaataatctggaaaaaaaccccGATATTACAAAACTGAAAATATTACACACCGCTCCACATAAACGccgaaaaaaatgggaaaaaaacgctttttttattttatatttttaactacAGTTTAGTAGAACagatttattgtaattatatgCTGTGCTTAGAATTAGTTTTgtaactggtgcaggactctgGATTAGAGAAGGTTGGGGTGTGCGCTCTAAATGTATGAGAAAACCCCACATtagagtaaatattttttaatcagtaGAAATAATTAACgcagagagtttttttttttccataacgAGGTTTAATGTGAGTTTTGGGTCCGGTGCTGGAATTCCGGAGGGCAGCGAGCGATTACCGCTTGCCAGGGAATGCGTTTTGTCGAAACTCTCTTTTTGGTGGAAGATTAAGTTTCCTGACTCCTTTGGAGCCGGAGGGCAGGAGAAACACGAGCTCGTTAACCCTGAACGCTCCGCACTATGATCCGGTTACACCTCTTGGggtaacggggggggggcacgtCCTGCAGAACGCAGGGGGGTCTCCCAGATAATCTCCCAGCGGCTTCCTAATGTTTccagttaaattattttactgaccaGTCCGGTCACAAACTgtcaaaaacatgtaaaaaaaaaaaaaaaaaaaaaagtataaagtagCAGGTGGcggatattttaattttcttttatttgatttgCGGTAAAGCCTTCCTGCTGTTGTCCCAAACATTTGTTCTGTCCCTCTTTGGATCCCCAAATcccagatgcccctctttcctccccgtgTCTCTCTCCTCTAATGCCTCcgccgatgcccctcttttctaggaggtcagaatgtttgctgggtatgaggggatcgcagggttctacggccctaaaagccccgataatgtgtatagaaacagcagggaacggctttataaattaaacggggtaaataaaccccattattcttcaaAATGCTCCACCCACTTACACAAATAGCCCGCCCCAGTCgagcctctaaccacacccactaacacaaaagtgcccctctttggcCGTCCGTAGTAAATATTAGGAAATGCCACCGCACAGTCCCGGAGTTATTAATTTACCCTTTTTGCTGGGGATATTGGGGTATGCGtagtagatgtgtgtgtgtgtatatatatatataaatgtttgctGCGGTTTTTGTGCACGCGCGACTCACCGACCGCCGTGTCTTCTGCAGGAGCTGAGGGAGGATAATCTGATTCTCATCGAGACCAAAAGCATGCTGGAGGAGCAGCTGGCGGCCGCGCGTGCGCGAACAGACAAACTGCACGACCTGGAGAAGGAAAATCTGCAGCTGAAATCCAAACTTCACGACATGGAGCTGGTGAGAGCCCCGCGcgccgtattattattattattattattattattatacccccCGCAGAGCTTCCCCCGTCCCGGGGGGTATCAAAGTTTATTCCACGCTTTAGGAAAAAACACAACCGACGCCAGAAAATATCCGTCTCTGTTCAGTGGATTTCATTTGAATttagatggaaaaaaaaccaaaattcCAAATTGTTAGGAGAAAAATAATACCCCTGGTAATGGGACGGAGAAGTCAggtctaataaataaataaattctggATTTTAAGCGTCGGCGTCTCCCGTAATCCGGCCGTTTATGAAGCGTTGTAACTCTCCGTGGTCGCTGCGCCGGACTCTGCGCTCGTTCTTCTTCTTCCCGTTTTATGCGGAATCCGGAATGTCATCGATGTAAGAACTCTTCGTTTTTTGTTAATGTGACAGAAATAAAATCGTTTCCGCCCCCTGCCCGTTTCTAGGATCGTTACTCGGACAAAAACCGGATCGAGGAGCTCCTGGAAGAAAACATGGTGCTGGAGATGGCGCAGAAGCAGAGTATGAACGAGTCCGTGCAGCTGGGCTGGGAGCTGGAGCAGCTGTCCAAGAGCACCGACCTGTCAGACGGTAAGCGGGGGCGTTATCCAGGGGGGCGGGGCAAAGCGATAAACTCCTCGGTGCTCCTGCTTTACTGCGCTGAAAAAGTTTGTAGTGCTTCATACATCATGAAATATGGccctagattgcaagctcttcagTAAAAGAATGCAATAAGTTACATTGTGTCTCCTGCCATCTCAGCCAATAAGGCACAGCCTCACTTTTTAGTGTAACTCTAAAAATGATCCTCCTTTGGGcagattatttacattttactgagtcgggggggggcagtcgaCTACCTGTACGGATTTTTGGCTCTAGACCACCACGCCTCGAAGCTCCTGATGGTAACTCTTTGGAGCGCTGCTTAGTGCATAAGGCCCCGATGATTCCTGTGCCGATGTAACGCCGCACGCTGTTTAAAGCTCCGTAATCCCTACACATTTCAtccattattataaataaatatttaccgtGGTGTGAGGCGCTCCGGATTACGGAGTAGTCTTTGTTTGTCCGATGATATAAATGAAGAACGGGTTTTTTGTAAATCTCCCGCCTCTCTCGTTCTCGATCAAATCAGTTCATCGTTTTATTTCTAGCTCTGTATTCCTACTTCTATAAGAAAATGTCTGCTGCGTTAATAGCCACATGCACTTTCATGGACTTGATGGTCACAGAAGCCACAGACTCGACCGGCTACATGGCCCCCATTTGCCCATCTCGGTTTCTCTATAGCTGGAGGTCTACCCGTTGGCCAACTCTTCTCTAGATAACAAGGCTGCGCGTTTAGCTTCAGATTTGTCTCCGGTATCCAACCAAGGAACCGTTCTTTATTTCCGTCCTATTGTTCTCATCAGCTAGGAAGTCGTTTGTGTTCGAGATGAACGAATCCGCGTCCAGTCGGATCCTGAAGCTGGAAAAAGAGAACCAAAGTCTGCAGAACGTCATCCAGGAGTTACGGGAGACCTCGCTGTCcctggaggagagcagcctcaaAGGGCAGGAACTGGAGAAAGAAAACCAGCAGCTCAGCAAGAAGGTGAGAACCAGTCTGGTCCTTCCATATTTTATGCCTTTACCCCAACTACAGCCGTAATGGGAGCATCTCATGCGTGTGGCGTTGGCTTCTTGGCATTGGTTCAAGGTGTCCTCCATATGTCCTGAGGTCAAATTAACTATGAGGTTCCAATATTCTTTCCTTAATTGTTTGTTTTCCTCCAATCACCAATATTCCTGAAGATTGAAAGCGTCTACGAGCAACTcgagaaagagagacagagcACCTTAGACCTTGAAAGTCTGAGCGAAGATCTTTTGAAGGACAAGGAACATCTCTCACGGGCCTTGGAGAATGTAAAATCTGAGAAGGACAGGCAGGTAATGGAATTCTCGTTCGTTTCTCTAATGCTTAGAACGTCCAGGAATAATCTCCAGCGATACAatgagatcttttttttttttctcgagtAGATCAGGGATCTGGAACAGGAAAAGCAACACCTCTCGCAGGCTTTGTCCACTCTTCGGGAAAGGTCCCAGGTGAATGCCGAGGCCAGGGTGAAAGAAATCGAGATGGAGAACAAAATTCTTCACGAGGCCATCACGGACACCAGCGGCAAACTAAGCGAGGTGGAATACGAGAAGAAGCAACTGCAGAAAACGATGGACCAGGTCAAGGAAAAAGTCGAGAGAGTAGAAGAAATGGAGAAAGAGGTCCATCGGCTGGAGAAGCAGAACGAGAGGCTGACAAAGAAAGTGGCGTCTGTGAAAATCATCGAGGAAAAAGTGGACGCTTTGGAGAAAGAAAACGGGAGGTTGGAAGGAGATAATAGAATGCTGAAGAAGTCTTTAGACACCTTGCAAAATGTCGCCATTAAGTTGGAGGTGTTGGAGAAGGAAAACAAACAGATCGACGAAGAGAACTTGGAACTCAGGAGAGCAGTGGAATCCATGAGGTTCTCTTGCACGAAGATGACGCAGATTGAAAGAGAGAACGGCGACCTTCAGAAGGAGAAAGAAGAGCTCCAAAAGAACGTAGAGGTCCTAAAAGCGTTGGGGAAGAAGTCAGAGCGCCTAGAAATCAGTTATCAGGGCCTTACCGATGAGAATAGGAAGCTGCAACATATGTTGGAGGCTGAGACCAGGAAGGTCCAGGAACTGGAAGCAGAGATTCAGGAGGCCGAGAAGGAGAACAAGGAACTGCAGAGGAACTTGGAGGAAATGAGGCTGTCCAACAAAAGGCTGGAGAGGCTGGAGAATGAGAAGATGACTATGGAAGAGGAGATGTCGCAGTTGGAGAAACATATGAAAACTCTAGAAAAGGAATCAAAGCGACTGTGGCACCAAGTGGAGCTGAAGGACGCCATCTTGGATGACAACGCGGTCAAGATAGCGGACTTGGAGAAAGAGAGCCGAACGCTCGACAAGGAAGTATCAAAGCTGAGAGAATCGGCCGCTAAAATACGGGAGCTGGAGAAGGAAAATAAGAACCTTCTTCAACAATTAACCGTCGACAAGAGGACGCTAGCGACGCTAAGAGAGGTACGAGCTTCAACCGTAAACGAGAATTCATATTGTCACGCGTTTATTACAAGCGTTAAGTATCTttttacagtaacatagtaactaCTAAGTATGTTGCTGTAGGCCCAGGGCCCCTGATTCTCGCACACATCTCAGCGGTGGGGTGAAGGCACCCTCCATGGAGCATGTTAGTAACACGAGTACGTGCACATGCGCGGGGCCCTGCCATGTATTCATCATCATTATGTTTTCTTAAAATAGGGCgtaatattaaatttttttaatataaattgtgaagtttatttttatttttattatctatgGGTTCTCGGTAGCTGTCAGCAACGTGATATCAGGTATCCGACGAAGCGACTGAAATACACGTTATTCACATGTTTCTGTACGGCGGGATCTCGGGTTTTCTTTATAACTGTGTcaatttggttttgttttgcaGGATTTGGTTTTGGAGAAACTAAAAACCCAACAAATGTCCAGCGAACTGGACAAGCTAACCTTGGAACTGGAGAAGATCGGTTTGAACAAGGAGCTGATGCTGCAGGACGAAAACAGCAACGCAGAGAGGTGAGCGGCTGacgaggggggggggcgctGCGCCTATGGGTACCCGACATGCAGAGCGGTCCCTGGTGGGGGGTTCATTTCTTATTGTTGTTCTTTAGCGAACTGTCAGACCTGACCGCGATATCCGTGTAACGGTTACAGGAAATATAAGATTCTGGAAAGCAAGATGGAGTCCACCATGAAGACCACGCTGGCCGTGAAGGAGAGCAAGATCTTGGCGCTGGAGGCGCAGGTGGAGGAGGCTCGCGGGCTCAACCAGCAGCTCCAAAACGAGCTGAATTTGGTACGAAGCCCTAAATTTATTTGTTACAGGAAAAAAGTGTGGGGCAAGGAAGCTGCTTGGTATCCACATTTCTTGCCATGATGTCGTACCCACCGCTAACCTCAGGGAATGGAATCTGTGTATTATTCGGCAAAAGATTTAGAGTTTAGAAGTTTGCGTTAAGAATTTCCGTGTTGCCAAGCATGCCTATTATAGAACGACTCGGCCTCGTGCAGAGGGCTCGCTTTCGTACGAAGCGAGCGGTTTGGTTTCAGCTGTCGAGCCGGCAGCTGTCTCGTTGACGGCTGATGGATTGTGAATGGCCGAGGGGACAGCTGAACGATTCCCAGCTGTTCCACGTCTCCGGTAACTACAACCCCCCCCcggaaaacaatatttaaaatactgcATAATTAATTAACATCCTTTCGCTGAATGGTGGGTAGGGCAGActgtcccggggggggggtatactatacccccccacactaaaTCTAGAGCCGTGGGCGAATGTTAGTCTTAGAATTGTACTTCTGACACCCaaagcatgtatatatatataaataaataatctggTCAGACGTAGCCATGATGTCGCCGCGCCGGATCTTTCCCGTCTCTCGATAATAGGAACCGTTGAGAAGTTGCGTAGAAATAACCGAGCGCTCCTGTGTTGCAGATAAAACAAGATGTCGGAGTCCGCAGCCGGACTCAAATGGAAAAGCTTCAGAATTTGGGTAAAAACCCCAGAGAAAACCCAGAGTATAAGAGCCAGGCGCAGAACGGCGAGAGGGAGGCCACCCGGGAGCTGCTGAAGGTCAAAGACCGAGCCATCGAACTCGAGAGGAATGTAGGTTCATTGACCAGAAGGACAGCAGCGTTGGTGTCCTGCCCGGTCTGTGTGATATCTGCCTCCCGGAAGGGGTGGTTAGAAAGCAGCCGTGGGTTACAGAGCGCCCCAGAAAGCTAGTTTTAAGATATTTCAGGGTTTTGGGCTCAATGCGGTCCGTGGTTTTAAAGACGTTGTTTGGAATTGACACGATGGTCATCTGAAGAGAGGCGTCCTTGTATGACGTCTTCCATGTGCTTAGCTTGGACATGTTGCATGCGTGTGTCCCACCGatagccttatatatatatatataaatagtccCTTCATTGCTTTGTATGGACTTCGCTGGTCCATGAACATTTCAGCCAAGGGATATGAATAAACATGGGTGGCCCCGGTTGAGACTCAGAAGACCTGTAGATGTTCCGCAGACTCTCTTTCACGTTTTGTTTTCTCTCTGGATCGCCGTCCGCAGAACGCAGCCCTGCAAGCCGAGAAGCAGCTGTTCCGAGAGCAGCTCAAGCACCTGGAGTGTCAGAACGCGTCTCTGGACGACCAGATGAGGACCTTACAGAAACAGCTGGCCTTCCTGCAGGAACATAACACGGGCCTGCACACGCAGACGGCCAGCCTGCAGGTGGGGGCTCATCTTATGTCTACTGGAGTGTCCACGGAAACTAGCGATGCCTCAGAGGTCCCCTCGTCGGAGTGCATGCATGTGTTGCGCTGCTTTAACACGCGTCTCGCTGGCGTATTTCAGGTGGAGAATTCTGCCGCCGCGTCCGAGCGATCCGCTCTGAAGTCTCAAGTCTCGCAGCTCCAGAACCAGCTGTCCGCTCTAGAGAGCGAGAACGAGGGCCTCGCGCGGCAGGCGGAGGGTCTAAAAGCAGCCCACGAGTCCCTGCTCTACGACCACAACCACCTGGGCTCCCTGTACGAGCGCCAGTCTGCCGAATACGaggctctgattggccagcacGGCGCTCTGAAAACCCAGCACAAAGCTTTGGAGCAGAGCCACCGCCGCCTGGAGGAGAGGTGAGTGGACGGAAGCCCCGGCGGCGCAGGCACAGGGGGTAACGCCGCTCGGCGGCTCCTCGTCACGCTGCAGACGCCACTCCTTTTCTGTTTGCAGTTATAACGTCTCGCTGAGACAGAGAAGCGAGCTGGAAGAGCGAGAGAAGATCGGAAGAGCTGAATGCGAAGCCCTGCGGCAGGAGAAGAGGAATCACCTGGCCGCCTCCGACGAGAAGCAGAAGCTTAAGGAGGAATTGGACAGGTGGGGTCCCTCGCTGCCCCTTCCGTGTGTGGTGGAGATATGGAGGGGCGCTGGGGGGAGGCGGACGTGTTTATTCGCGTGTATTGTATGTTGCAGGTTGAATTTCTTGCACGGGGAGCTGCAGAAGGAATATACGAgtttacacaaacacaccaaGGACATGAAAACCGCCCTGAACAACGCGCAGATGGAGCTGAACCGCTGGCAGGCGCGATTCGACGAGCTAAAGGAGCAGCACCAGACCATGGATATCACCCTGACCAAGCTGGACAACCACTGTGAGGTACCCGGGGCAAACGGCACCCCTATTACCCCATCCAGCAGAGCGAGCCCCACCCCGGGCAAATAAGATGCCCTGATAC encodes the following:
- the CCDC88C gene encoding protein Daple isoform X1, which encodes MDITASQLLDLFLDSPLVTWVKTFGPCGGENDTKLDTYMELVDGVFLNKIMLQIDPRPSNQRVNKHVNNDVILRVQNLTILVRHVKAYYQEVLQQLIVMNLPNVLMISKDPLSGKSMEEMKKILLLMLGCAVQCERKEEYIVRIKQLDIETQAGIVSHIQEVTHNQENVFDLQWLDLPDVAPEEMDSLSRSMVLSLRKLVDERDECREAIVDLTQERDYLQSLSPPSPVKSSSPENSANAAKHPPSEDRQHLAVELADGKAKLRRMRQELEEKSELLLDTKHEVERLGLELQKLKQENIQLAAEARSARTYRDEIDSLKEKAGKLDRLETELSRCKEKLHDVDFYRARMDELREDNLILIETKSMLEEQLAAARARTDKLHDLEKENLQLKSKLHDMELDRYSDKNRIEELLEENMVLEMAQKQSMNESVQLGWELEQLSKSTDLSDARKSFVFEMNESASSRILKLEKENQSLQNVIQELRETSLSLEESSLKGQELEKENQQLSKKIESVYEQLEKERQSTLDLESLSEDLLKDKEHLSRALENVKSEKDRQIRDLEQEKQHLSQALSTLRERSQVNAEARVKEIEMENKILHEAITDTSGKLSEVEYEKKQLQKTMDQVKEKVERVEEMEKEVHRLEKQNERLTKKVASVKIIEEKVDALEKENGRLEGDNRMLKKSLDTLQNVAIKLEVLEKENKQIDEENLELRRAVESMRFSCTKMTQIERENGDLQKEKEELQKNVEVLKALGKKSERLEISYQGLTDENRKLQHMLEAETRKVQELEAEIQEAEKENKELQRNLEEMRLSNKRLERLENEKMTMEEEMSQLEKHMKTLEKESKRLWHQVELKDAILDDNAVKIADLEKESRTLDKEVSKLRESAAKIRELEKENKNLLQQLTVDKRTLATLREDLVLEKLKTQQMSSELDKLTLELEKIGLNKELMLQDENSNAERKYKILESKMESTMKTTLAVKESKILALEAQVEEARGLNQQLQNELNLIKQDVGVRSRTQMEKLQNLGKNPRENPEYKSQAQNGEREATRELLKVKDRAIELERNNAALQAEKQLFREQLKHLECQNASLDDQMRTLQKQLAFLQEHNTGLHTQTASLQVENSAAASERSALKSQVSQLQNQLSALESENEGLARQAEGLKAAHESLLYDHNHLGSLYERQSAEYEALIGQHGALKTQHKALEQSHRRLEESYNVSLRQRSELEEREKIGRAECEALRQEKRNHLAASDEKQKLKEELDRLNFLHGELQKEYTSLHKHTKDMKTALNNAQMELNRWQARFDELKEQHQTMDITLTKLDNHCELLSRLKSNLEEENHHLLSQIQMLSQQNQMLLEQSMESKEHYHEEQKQYIDKLNDLRRQKEKLEEKIMDQYKFYDPAPKKKNHWSGARALARLIKPRKEHSRERSKSCAEGLTQAADTPNVAASPSTSRPLRVQQDNLDNSSLGSEEKDGSRVLLTKVPTDAGHKHHRMSYHAGDQDEAEGLGSLSRSRRMEAASRAFSASAVHLPCAGPGGKTQQPAGPRGFPSDDNLHDPAQEAEPGSAGPREPRLSSIGSNRSTLNSISPLTLKGSSGHLPGRTESMSSEDMIPTKDVATLPRDHHLCRSVNKPESSLGRNSLASYNNPEKRPPSRAHVRPRSGSPGSEMVTLEEFLNEGNQLSPPSRRHSLNDNELITLHQFLLEAETLHPSSQPPSPNLNPKESPQTAPRHHSPSPGSCVWRSSSDRASRRAASLYIPRDASGCKEDMLGDYFKKAGEAPDFGSQSGYRDPQPASRMTTSVSLTLDSSDGRGVKPGAHAKPNLRQLGAQTSPLSLHHRGLAHQSVALSKQTPEPQRPASPSSRGSPLSRSFSVATADLLKANGPDPGRLEKPEVETPVGKEFSSHLLRSSTPLGSQTSLRERPASARVDGAPRGDESRCRPLDTRRLSLAVPKEDQRMHSVPSSAGLQQHHAPVLGSTRTKTRPIPRSGEVATPVRPVPTIPEVEVSQGLVSGESAKAASAEGHSTPNVEEEPNKRGSSKSTPASPDPSTDPQSVWYEYGCV